A section of the Streptomyces agglomeratus genome encodes:
- a CDS encoding ATP-binding protein gives MCTLRLTLHDEGVLIEVSDTSPVLPRPGAPDVTGATGGWGLQMIDRLAGEIQTVPGPGPGKTVRTRLPW, from the coding sequence GTGTGCACGCTGCGGCTGACCCTGCATGACGAGGGCGTGCTGATCGAGGTCAGCGACACCAGCCCCGTCCTCCCGCGCCCGGGCGCTCCGGATGTCACGGGGGCGACCGGCGGGTGGGGCCTGCAGATGATCGACCGGCTGGCCGGTGAGATCCAGACCGTGCCCGGCCCCGGCCCAGGAAAGACGGTACGTACCCGCCTGCCCTGGTGA
- a CDS encoding ATP-binding protein translates to MSESMERHIDLADTSDAPGQARETATDFLADAERIRGEPTSPDTISAVLIVVSELVTNAIRHAPGCARCG, encoded by the coding sequence ATGAGCGAGAGCATGGAGCGTCACATCGACCTGGCCGACACGAGCGACGCGCCCGGCCAGGCCCGTGAGACCGCCACCGACTTCCTGGCCGACGCCGAACGCATCCGCGGGGAGCCGACCAGCCCGGACACCATCAGCGCGGTGCTGATCGTGGTCAGCGAACTGGTCACCAACGCCATTCGCCACGCCCCGGGGTGTGCACGCTGCGGCTGA
- a CDS encoding STAS domain-containing protein: protein MPVERLVITPAVVERDAVLALAGELDLGGEAVLARAVSEMLDAGYRRVVLDCAGISFCDSRGFNALLAARQATQDAGAVLALAAVPERLQHLLTLVGAEEIFTTASTVEQARLTLAAADRQSEPT from the coding sequence GTGCCGGTGGAGAGACTGGTGATTACACCGGCGGTGGTGGAGCGGGACGCGGTGCTGGCGTTGGCCGGTGAGCTGGACCTGGGTGGCGAAGCGGTGCTGGCCCGGGCGGTCAGCGAGATGCTTGACGCCGGATACCGGCGGGTGGTGCTGGACTGCGCGGGCATCTCGTTCTGCGATTCACGCGGTTTCAACGCGCTGCTCGCGGCTCGTCAGGCCACGCAGGACGCCGGCGCGGTTCTGGCCTTGGCCGCGGTCCCAGAGCGCCTCCAGCACCTGCTGACGCTGGTCGGCGCAGAGGAGATTTTCACCACCGCCTCCACCGTTGAGCAGGCACGGCTCACGCTGGCCGCTGCCGACCGGCAGTCCGAACCCACGTAA